One Mycolicibacterium crocinum DNA window includes the following coding sequences:
- a CDS encoding helix-turn-helix domain-containing protein, which yields MQQDIGDDVLAGVDGWMTRLGPKLRALRQERALTLEAVATSAGLTKGFLSLLERGQTTISVPNLLRVCEILSVSVGSLFDYPDSPVVRGGGGAPVEMGGSGIREYLLTPETEQNLQVMRTVLHPGGGTGGAYTLESETIFVFVLRGCLRLTVDGQESVLKAGDCYTFSAKAAHSWDNPGPETSEVLWSITPPIPRNSDPNRV from the coding sequence ATGCAGCAGGACATCGGCGACGACGTCCTCGCGGGCGTCGACGGGTGGATGACCCGGCTCGGCCCGAAGCTGCGGGCGCTTCGCCAAGAGCGGGCGCTGACGTTGGAGGCGGTCGCCACTTCTGCCGGGCTGACCAAAGGTTTCCTGAGCCTGCTGGAGCGCGGGCAGACCACGATCTCGGTACCCAATCTGCTCCGCGTGTGCGAAATCCTCAGTGTCTCAGTAGGTTCGCTGTTCGACTATCCCGATTCGCCGGTGGTCCGCGGTGGCGGCGGTGCGCCAGTCGAGATGGGCGGCAGCGGGATCCGCGAGTATCTGCTGACGCCGGAGACCGAGCAAAACTTGCAGGTGATGCGGACGGTGCTGCACCCCGGTGGCGGGACGGGCGGCGCCTACACGCTGGAGTCCGAAACCATCTTCGTGTTCGTGCTGCGCGGGTGCCTGCGCCTGACGGTCGACGGTCAGGAATCGGTCCTCAAAGCCGGCGACTGCTACACGTTCTCGGCCAAGGCCGCCCATTCCTGGGACAACCCAGGGCCGGAGACGAGCGAGGTGCTGTGGTCTATCACGCCACCGATACCACGGAATTCCGACCCGAACCGGGTCTAA
- a CDS encoding zinc-dependent dehydrogenase, with product MKALRFYAPEDVRLEDVPEPTCGPDEVKIRVRNCSTCGTDVKIFYNGHQNLTPPRTIGHEIAGEIVEVGAEVNQTYGSDWKTGDRVQVIAAVPCGHCHECRKGWMAVCQNQTSVGYQYDGGFAEYMIVPKQVLAVDGLNRIPDNVGFDEASAAEPFACAINAQELLGIEEGDTVVVFGAGPIGCMHIRIARGVHKCGPVYLVDVNDSRLKMSADAVDPDEVINAADVDVVEKVMELTGGRGADVIITATAANITQEQAIAMAARNGRISFFGGLPKTNPTITCDSNVVHYRQLHIHGANGSAPEHNKRALEYISTGQVPVKDLITRHISLDNVLDAFGIVKSGEAIKVTVEP from the coding sequence ATGAAAGCCCTGCGCTTCTACGCTCCCGAGGATGTCCGGCTGGAGGACGTCCCGGAGCCCACCTGCGGACCCGACGAGGTCAAGATCCGGGTGCGCAACTGCTCGACGTGCGGCACCGACGTCAAGATCTTCTACAACGGCCACCAGAACCTGACACCGCCGCGCACGATCGGCCACGAGATCGCCGGCGAGATCGTGGAGGTCGGTGCCGAGGTCAACCAGACCTACGGCAGCGATTGGAAGACCGGCGACCGGGTGCAGGTGATCGCCGCGGTGCCGTGCGGGCACTGCCACGAATGCCGCAAGGGCTGGATGGCGGTATGCCAGAACCAGACGTCGGTGGGTTACCAGTACGACGGCGGTTTCGCCGAATACATGATCGTGCCTAAGCAGGTTCTGGCCGTCGACGGTCTGAACCGGATCCCGGACAACGTCGGCTTCGACGAGGCGTCAGCCGCCGAGCCCTTCGCGTGTGCCATCAACGCGCAGGAACTGCTGGGCATCGAGGAGGGTGACACCGTGGTCGTGTTCGGGGCGGGCCCGATCGGCTGCATGCACATCCGGATCGCCCGTGGCGTGCACAAGTGCGGTCCGGTCTACCTCGTCGACGTCAACGACAGCAGGCTGAAGATGTCCGCGGACGCCGTCGATCCCGACGAGGTCATCAATGCGGCCGATGTCGACGTCGTCGAGAAGGTCATGGAGCTGACCGGCGGCCGTGGCGCTGACGTGATCATCACCGCCACGGCGGCCAACATCACCCAGGAGCAGGCCATCGCAATGGCCGCGCGCAACGGCCGCATCTCTTTCTTCGGCGGTCTGCCCAAGACGAATCCGACGATCACCTGCGACTCCAATGTCGTGCATTACCGGCAGCTGCACATCCACGGCGCCAACGGCTCGGCACCAGAGCACAACAAGCGCGCGCTGGAATACATCTCGACCGGTCAGGTGCCCGTCAAAGACCTGATCACCCGCCACATTTCGCTCGACAACGTGCTTGACGCCTTCGGCATCGTCAAAAGCGGCGAGGCCATCAAGGTCACCGTCGAGCCGTAA
- a CDS encoding acyl-CoA dehydrogenase family protein yields MSTTTAPAKKDIYTPLELFGTDRLLDSDERDIAATVRKFVDTRLRPNIEDWFESATLPKELAKEFGELGLMGMHLQGYGCAGTNAVSYGLACMELEAGDSGFRSFVSVQGSLSMFSIYRYGSDEQKNEWLPRLATGEAIGCFGLTEPDFGSNPAGMRTRARRDGSDWVLDGTKMWITNGNLADVATVWAQTDDGVRGFLVPTDTPGFTANVIHKKLSLRASVTSELVLEGVRLPASAQLPEATSLGAPLSCLNEARFGIVFGALGAARDSLETAIAYAREREVFDRPLSSFQLSQEKLANMTLELGKGMLLAVHLGRMKDAEGVRPEQISLGKLNNVREALAIARECRTLLGGSGITLEYSPLRHANNLESVLTYEGTSEMHLLSIGRALTGQAAFR; encoded by the coding sequence ATGAGCACCACGACTGCCCCAGCCAAGAAGGACATCTACACTCCGCTGGAGCTGTTCGGCACGGATCGTCTGCTCGACTCCGACGAACGCGACATCGCCGCCACCGTGCGCAAGTTCGTCGACACCCGGCTTCGGCCGAACATCGAGGACTGGTTCGAATCGGCCACGCTGCCAAAAGAACTCGCCAAGGAGTTCGGCGAGCTCGGGTTGATGGGCATGCACCTGCAGGGTTATGGCTGTGCGGGCACCAACGCCGTCAGCTACGGGCTGGCCTGTATGGAACTCGAGGCCGGCGACAGCGGCTTCCGGAGTTTCGTCTCGGTGCAGGGCTCGCTGTCGATGTTCTCCATCTACCGCTACGGCTCCGATGAGCAGAAGAACGAGTGGCTGCCCCGGCTGGCTACCGGTGAGGCCATCGGCTGCTTCGGGCTGACCGAGCCGGACTTCGGCTCCAACCCGGCCGGGATGCGCACGCGCGCGCGGCGCGACGGTAGCGACTGGGTGCTCGACGGCACCAAGATGTGGATCACCAACGGCAATCTCGCCGACGTCGCCACCGTCTGGGCGCAGACCGACGACGGCGTCCGCGGTTTCCTGGTGCCGACCGACACCCCCGGGTTCACCGCCAACGTCATCCACAAGAAGCTGTCGCTACGAGCCTCGGTGACCTCCGAGCTGGTGCTCGAGGGCGTGCGGCTGCCGGCGTCCGCACAGCTGCCGGAGGCGACCAGTTTGGGTGCGCCGCTGTCGTGCCTCAATGAGGCGCGCTTCGGGATCGTGTTCGGCGCACTGGGAGCGGCGCGCGACAGCCTGGAGACCGCGATCGCCTATGCGCGCGAACGCGAGGTGTTCGACCGGCCGCTGTCCAGTTTCCAGCTGTCCCAGGAGAAGTTGGCCAACATGACCCTCGAGCTGGGCAAGGGCATGCTGTTGGCGGTTCACCTCGGCCGGATGAAGGACGCCGAGGGTGTGCGGCCCGAGCAGATCAGCCTGGGCAAGCTCAACAATGTTCGCGAGGCACTGGCGATCGCCCGTGAGTGCCGAACCCTGTTGGGGGGCAGCGGGATCACGCTGGAGTACTCACCGCTGCGGCATGCGAACAATCTCGAGTCCGTGCTGACTTACGAGGGCACCTCCGAGATGCACCTGCTGTCGATCGGGCGTGCTCTGACCGGTCAGGCAGCGTTCCGCTGA
- a CDS encoding NAD-dependent succinate-semialdehyde dehydrogenase, which yields MSLYAVVDPKSGEVVREYPTATDEQIEQALASATKTYREWSKTSTVAQRADLIRRVAALHTERRDKLAEIIHREMGKPLDQALGEVDFSAAIYEYYADNAEKFLADEPIELLDGEGSAVIKRGPVGVLLGIMPWNYPYYQVARFAGPNLTLGNTIVLKHAPQCPESAEAIQQIFDDAGYPAGAYVNIYATNEQIADVIADPRVQGVSLTGSERAGAAVAEIAGRNLKKVVLELGGSDPFILLSSDDLDATVEAAMAGRFENTGQACNAAKRFIVSADLYDEFLDKFTKKVVEAADGLAPLSSLGAAQRLAEQIDRAVADGANLVSEGKRDGAYFPPGVLTGVSPDSATYREELFGPVAMVFKVNSEDEAVELANDIPFGLGSYVFTTDEEQAKRVADKIDAGMVFVNVVGADGVELPFGGVKRSGFGRELGRFGIDEFVNKKLIRIG from the coding sequence ATGAGTCTGTACGCAGTGGTCGATCCGAAGTCCGGTGAAGTCGTGCGGGAGTACCCCACCGCGACCGACGAGCAGATCGAGCAGGCGCTGGCCTCGGCCACCAAGACCTACCGCGAATGGTCGAAGACATCGACGGTGGCGCAGCGCGCGGACCTGATCCGCCGGGTGGCCGCCCTGCACACCGAGCGCCGCGACAAGCTGGCCGAAATCATCCACCGCGAGATGGGCAAGCCGCTGGACCAAGCCCTCGGCGAGGTCGACTTCAGTGCGGCGATCTACGAGTACTACGCCGACAACGCCGAGAAGTTCCTGGCCGACGAGCCGATCGAGTTGCTCGACGGCGAGGGCAGCGCGGTGATCAAGCGTGGACCGGTCGGCGTGCTGCTGGGCATCATGCCGTGGAACTACCCGTATTACCAGGTCGCCCGGTTCGCCGGACCGAACCTGACGCTGGGCAACACGATCGTGCTCAAGCACGCGCCGCAGTGCCCGGAGTCCGCCGAGGCCATCCAGCAGATCTTCGATGACGCCGGCTACCCCGCGGGCGCCTACGTCAACATCTATGCCACCAACGAGCAGATCGCCGATGTCATCGCCGACCCGCGAGTGCAGGGGGTGTCGCTGACCGGTTCCGAGCGGGCCGGTGCCGCGGTCGCCGAGATCGCCGGCCGCAACCTCAAGAAGGTCGTCCTCGAGCTCGGCGGCTCCGATCCGTTCATTCTGCTGTCCAGTGACGACCTGGACGCCACCGTCGAGGCCGCGATGGCCGGACGATTCGAGAACACCGGGCAGGCGTGCAACGCCGCCAAGCGCTTCATCGTCTCGGCCGACCTCTACGACGAGTTCCTCGACAAGTTCACCAAGAAGGTGGTCGAGGCCGCCGACGGCCTGGCGCCGCTGTCGTCGCTGGGCGCGGCCCAGCGCCTGGCCGAGCAGATCGACCGTGCGGTTGCCGACGGCGCCAACCTGGTCTCGGAGGGCAAGCGCGACGGCGCCTACTTCCCGCCGGGCGTGCTGACCGGGGTCTCCCCCGATTCGGCGACCTACCGCGAGGAGCTATTCGGCCCGGTGGCGATGGTGTTCAAGGTGAACTCCGAGGACGAGGCCGTCGAGCTGGCCAACGACATCCCGTTCGGGCTCGGCTCGTACGTGTTCACCACGGATGAAGAACAAGCCAAGCGGGTAGCCGACAAGATCGACGCCGGCATGGTGTTCGTGAACGTAGTCGGCGCCGACGGGGTCGAGCTGCCGTTCGGCGGGGTGAAGCGCTCCGGCTTCGGACGGGAGCTGGGCCGGTTCGGCATCGACGAGTTCGTCAACAAGAAACTGATCCGGATCGGATAA
- a CDS encoding IF2 family translation initiation factor, producing MKISDVPFAILRLQYRAARVPLQIVEEQVVARLDNESPARLVYERSLGALDVTVGNLLGDPKIAERGAALAERSEALRLAAELDAEAGAEVRDAGQEFKARREEANQQRQNAQETKQKTMQESRQQAEERKRSAAKNAADRVSAVKERVDKSAAQRTAAVENAKQTEQASIGAAEKTVTKAAQAKLEDAQDRRSEAASIRNDADRVNKLADVEKEKRQEARAAEKNGSS from the coding sequence ATGAAAATCTCCGACGTGCCCTTCGCCATTCTGCGACTGCAGTATCGCGCGGCCCGAGTGCCCCTCCAGATCGTGGAGGAGCAGGTGGTCGCCCGCCTGGACAACGAGTCGCCGGCGCGTCTCGTCTACGAGCGTTCCCTGGGAGCGTTGGATGTAACGGTCGGCAATTTGCTGGGTGATCCCAAGATCGCTGAGCGGGGTGCGGCGCTGGCCGAACGCAGTGAGGCACTGCGCCTTGCGGCCGAACTCGATGCCGAGGCCGGGGCCGAAGTGCGCGACGCCGGCCAGGAGTTCAAGGCTCGTCGGGAAGAGGCCAACCAGCAGCGCCAAAACGCCCAAGAGACAAAGCAGAAAACCATGCAGGAGTCTCGGCAGCAAGCCGAGGAGCGCAAGCGGTCGGCCGCCAAGAATGCGGCAGACCGAGTGTCAGCTGTCAAGGAGCGGGTCGACAAGTCGGCAGCTCAGCGCACCGCCGCGGTCGAGAACGCGAAGCAGACCGAGCAGGCCAGCATCGGCGCCGCCGAGAAGACGGTGACCAAGGCGGCGCAGGCGAAACTCGAAGACGCACAAGACCGGCGCAGCGAAGCCGCGTCCATCCGCAACGACGCCGACCGGGTGAACAAACTGGCCGACGTCGAGAAGGAGAAGCGTCAGGAAGCACGGGCTGCCGAGAAGAACGGATCGAGCTAG
- a CDS encoding aldehyde dehydrogenase family protein produces the protein MTDTTELRHLIAGEWRSGSGDQISSVNPARPSVVVAEGGCATAADVDSAVAAAGEALKSWAGIPIHQRGAVLLEAAAVVERHAEAWGLELAIEEGKTKAEGVGEVRRAAQILRYYGNEGDRQAGEIFASPRAGEQILVTRKPIGVVAVITPFNFPIAIPAWKIAPALVYGNTVVWKPATTVPLLAIRLAEALTSAGLPPGVLNLVIGDSPIGEALVEHPDIAAISFTGSTAVGRRIAASAAARGVPVQAEMGGKNAAVVLDDADIELALDQVMLGAFRSTGQKCTATSRLIVTEGIADRFLDELAARASALAVGDPTEDTTQMGPVITGAAQRNIYAGIGTAMAQDAEVLTGGEPYFKGLLAEGFFVAPTVLELTAPAEIWAEELFGPVLAARRAADADEAFALANDSEFGLSAAIFTQDLTRALHAIQHVDVGVLHINSESAGADPHVPFGGAKKSGLGPKEQGTAAREFFTHTTTVYLR, from the coding sequence TTGACCGATACGACAGAGCTGCGGCATCTGATCGCCGGTGAGTGGCGCTCAGGCAGCGGAGACCAGATCAGCAGCGTCAACCCCGCTCGGCCGAGTGTGGTTGTCGCCGAGGGTGGTTGCGCGACGGCAGCAGACGTCGACAGCGCCGTCGCGGCAGCAGGCGAGGCACTCAAGAGCTGGGCCGGCATCCCGATCCACCAGCGTGGCGCCGTCTTGCTCGAGGCCGCAGCAGTGGTCGAGCGCCACGCCGAGGCGTGGGGTCTGGAGCTGGCCATCGAAGAGGGCAAGACCAAGGCCGAAGGTGTCGGCGAAGTTCGGCGGGCCGCACAGATCCTGCGCTACTACGGCAACGAGGGCGACCGCCAGGCCGGTGAGATCTTCGCCTCGCCCCGCGCGGGTGAACAGATCCTGGTGACCCGCAAGCCGATTGGCGTCGTCGCGGTCATCACCCCGTTCAACTTCCCCATCGCGATCCCGGCATGGAAGATCGCGCCTGCGCTGGTTTACGGCAACACCGTGGTGTGGAAACCGGCGACCACTGTTCCGCTGCTGGCGATCCGACTCGCGGAAGCGCTGACATCCGCCGGCCTTCCGCCGGGTGTGCTCAATCTGGTGATCGGTGATTCACCGATCGGCGAGGCGTTGGTCGAGCACCCCGACATCGCCGCGATCAGCTTCACCGGCTCGACTGCCGTGGGTCGGCGCATCGCCGCCTCCGCCGCGGCGCGCGGCGTGCCGGTTCAGGCCGAGATGGGCGGGAAGAATGCAGCCGTCGTCCTCGACGACGCCGATATCGAGCTGGCGCTCGATCAGGTGATGCTGGGGGCGTTCCGTTCGACCGGCCAAAAGTGCACGGCCACTTCACGCTTGATCGTCACCGAGGGTATTGCTGATCGATTCCTCGACGAACTCGCCGCCCGGGCCAGCGCGCTGGCGGTCGGCGATCCGACCGAGGACACGACGCAGATGGGTCCGGTCATCACCGGCGCAGCGCAGCGGAACATCTACGCCGGCATCGGTACCGCGATGGCGCAGGACGCCGAGGTACTCACCGGTGGCGAGCCGTACTTCAAGGGGCTGTTGGCCGAAGGCTTCTTCGTCGCTCCCACCGTATTGGAGTTGACGGCACCGGCCGAGATCTGGGCAGAAGAACTGTTCGGTCCGGTCTTGGCGGCGAGGCGAGCCGCTGATGCCGACGAAGCCTTCGCCCTGGCCAACGACTCTGAATTCGGCTTGTCGGCAGCCATTTTCACCCAGGACCTGACCCGAGCCCTGCACGCTATCCAGCACGTCGACGTCGGAGTTCTGCACATCAACTCCGAATCCGCGGGCGCTGATCCACACGTGCCGTTCGGCGGGGCGAAGAAGAGCGGCCTGGGCCCCAAAGAGCAGGGCACCGCCGCCAGGGAGTTCTTCACGCACACGACGACGGTGTACCTGCGTTGA
- a CDS encoding CsbD family protein, with the protein MNNKAEQAREGLIDSIKGKAKEVVGAVTGNDSLTAEGQLEQVGAKQRKEANAEKAIADAEAAEAREQKSEATAEAAQARAEVTARAATAEQAIGNEAAAQKRAAEQDASQLAAAASAQAEQDAQRQATGAEARARLESEQANEKVEAAVEDHQDAVRDAAAARAEADRLRSEADELTRDADLPE; encoded by the coding sequence ATGAACAACAAAGCTGAGCAGGCCCGTGAGGGCTTGATCGACTCGATCAAGGGCAAAGCCAAGGAAGTCGTCGGCGCCGTCACCGGCAATGACTCGCTGACCGCGGAAGGTCAGCTCGAGCAGGTTGGCGCCAAGCAGCGCAAAGAAGCCAACGCCGAAAAGGCGATCGCCGACGCCGAGGCGGCCGAAGCCAGAGAACAGAAGTCCGAGGCCACCGCGGAAGCCGCACAGGCCCGCGCCGAGGTGACCGCTCGGGCTGCAACTGCCGAACAGGCCATCGGCAACGAGGCGGCCGCCCAGAAGCGCGCTGCTGAGCAGGATGCCAGCCAGTTGGCCGCCGCCGCGTCGGCACAGGCGGAACAGGACGCCCAGCGCCAGGCCACCGGTGCCGAGGCGCGGGCACGGCTGGAATCCGAGCAGGCCAACGAGAAGGTCGAGGCCGCTGTCGAAGATCACCAGGATGCGGTGCGCGACGCCGCTGCGGCCAGGGCGGAAGCCGATCGGCTCAGAAGCGAAGCCGACGAGCTGACCAGAGACGCGGATTTGCCTGAGTGA
- a CDS encoding group I truncated hemoglobin, which produces MATIYEQIGGAEALESVVDDFYDRVLADAELAGFFAGTNMSRLKGKQVEFFAAALGGPAPYSGAPMKQVHQGRGITQHHFALVAGHLTDSLNAAGAPADIVEQITAAIAPLAEDIATARATA; this is translated from the coding sequence ATGGCAACGATTTACGAGCAGATCGGCGGGGCGGAAGCACTGGAGTCGGTCGTTGACGATTTCTACGACCGAGTTCTCGCAGACGCTGAACTGGCCGGGTTCTTCGCCGGAACCAACATGTCGCGCTTGAAGGGCAAGCAGGTCGAATTCTTTGCGGCCGCGCTTGGTGGACCAGCGCCGTATTCCGGTGCTCCGATGAAGCAGGTTCACCAGGGACGCGGGATAACTCAGCATCACTTCGCCCTGGTGGCAGGACACCTGACCGACAGTTTGAACGCCGCGGGAGCACCGGCCGACATCGTCGAGCAGATCACCGCGGCCATCGCGCCACTGGCCGAGGACATCGCCACCGCTCGTGCCACCGCGTGA